Below is a window of Culturomica massiliensis DNA.
GTTTTTAGAACGGGAAATCGCCGATGCGCAGGAAGGAGGGTACGATAAAACCATTGTAGCGATGCATGCGCAACCCGGGGATGTTGTTTTTAATAACAATGTTGCTTCTCCTTTTCAGGAGTATATCAAGCGGTTGAAAAATCTGCAGTTTTGTTTACATGCTCATGCTCATTCCGTTATGGTGAACGACTTTTTCGATGACGGGGTATTGTATTACGGTTGCGGTTCTATGAAAGGGCGTAGTTATTTATTGTTCACTGTGACTTCTGATTCTTATCGTTATGAAGTGGTTCATTTTTAAATGTATCGGGTGTGGTTGTTTGGTTTTTATGACGGTTTTTGCTGATGCTCAGACCCGTCATGAAAGGCTGCAGGAAAAATATCAGTCGAATTGGGCTAAATTGGTTCCCAGATACAATAAGGTGCAGTTTGCCGGTGAAATGGGACTATTTTCTTTGGGATGCGGTTGGGATTACGGTAAAAAGAGACAATGGGAGACGGATATATTGTTCGGTTATCTGCCGAAGTTTGAGGGTAAGGAATGGCATATCACGTTTACATTGAAGGAGAATTATATCCCTTGGCGTGTGAATCTGAATGAAAGGAAAAAGTGGGTTCTTGAGCCTTTTACAGCCAGTCTTTACATCAATAAGATTTTCGGCAATGAATTTTGGACGAAAGAGCCTGATAAATATCCCGAAAAGTATTATAATGTAGCGACGAATTTACGTTTTAACATCGCTTTCGGACAGCGTATCCGTTTTAATTGGGATCCCAGAGGCTTGTCCGACCACATTACTTTTTTCTACGAAGTCGGTACCAATGATTTGTATATTATCAGTTATTTTACGAATAAGTATTTGAGTATAACCGATATTTTCAGTTTGTCTCTCGGATTAAAATTTCAATTTTTGTAAACTTCCTTTTGGGATAAGCGTATATAGTTGTTGTATAACTAAAAAAAGGAAGAGATGAGAATGAATATCAAATCAAAATTGGGGTATATCATTATCGCCTGTATCGTTCTGATGCTGGCATCTTGTGGAAATTCCAACAAAAAGAAGGTTGAACAAAAGACTCAACCGCAGGATTCGGCTGTAATTATAGAGGAGGAAAGTATCGTTGTAATTGACAGTATTGCACCGGATACGTTGAAGAAGTAACCAGAAAAAGTCCCCGGATTCCGGGGACTTTTTTGATATTTAAAGAATCATTTGCGGCATGAATTCAAAACTGTTGTATTTGGGACGTAATCTTTCGGTGTTATAAAATTTATCCACATCCACTAATTTTTTCGTGCTGGTGACGATTTCGATCGGTGCATTGTCGTAGCGTCCGTTACGTAAAATTACCAACCGTCCGTGCATGCCTTTCGAGATCAGATCCAGGGCAAGGTTCCCGTATGCCATCGGAACGATGGAATCCATCGCGTCCGGATTACCGCAGCGTACAAGATAACCTAATTTCTGGTTGATGACATTGATGGTTTCCCCGTTGTTGAATTTCGGAGACAGCTCTTTCAGTTGATTGGCGATGTGATCTCCGATACCTCCCAGCTTTTTGTGACCGAACATATCGGCTTCCTGGCTTTGGAACATCATGTCGCCACCGCTATAGGTTGCCCCTTCCGAAATCAGTACGACGGAATATTTACTGGGGTTCGTGTAACGATCCTGGCATAAAAGTTCACATAGGTGGTCGATATTGAACTGGTATTCCGGAATGACACAGCGGTTAGCGGCTCCGGCCAGGGTGGGGAGCATGGCTGAAAAGCCCGCGTAGCGTCCGAAAACCTCCAATACCAACAGGCGTTCATGAGAACCGGCACAGGTACGCAAGCTGTGGGTCAATTCGATTGTACGGGTGATACAGGTGCTGAAACCGATGCAATAGTCCGTACCCGGAACGTCATTGTCCATGGTTTTGGGGATTGCAATCACTTTTACTCCTTCTTTGCTTAATCTCACCCCATAACTCAAGGTGTCGTCACCTCCGATGGGAACGAGGTAGTCGATGCCCATAAAATCGAGGTTCTGGAGGACTTCCGGAGTCAGGTCGTTTACTTTTTCCGAATATTTATCTTTTAAATGTGCCGGAACGGATTCCTGGGGAACATGCGATGCCCTTGTGCGGGAAGTATGTAGAAAAGTTCCGCCGGTGCGGCCTGCTCTGTTGACGATATCTTCCGTTAACTCAAAAAAGTTATTTGAATTATCCACTTTCTTGTCCCGGACAATATCTATTAACCCCCGCCAGCCCCGGCGAATACCAATCACTTTATATCCTTCTCTTAAAGCTCTGATCGTGACGGCACGGATAGCCGGATTTAATCCTGGTACATCTCCACCTCCGGTTAATATACCGATAATTCCTTTAGGTTTTTGGCTCATATGCGTTAAAATTTATATGTTAGTAAAAACACCTAAATTTGATAAAATATATTCTGAATTGCAAAAAAAATCTTTGAGAAGTGAGTATATTTGTCTGATTTTTTAAAATCGGGTAAAATGTAAACCAAATGGATTGTAATTGAATTGTAAAATTGAATCGCATATATCCGGATTTTCATTTATGGATCATCCTAAAACAAGGTTTTAACGGGAATGAGATGCATTTATTAGCGGTTTAATATTATGGAATGAATCATGAGTAGTTATTTTACGGAATTGTGGAGTCTTTTGGGGGGAAATGTATATATCCTTATTTTATGCGGAATCTTCTTTCTATACCATTTGATTGTCGTTATTTATAAAAGTGTATTGATCACTTCCCGGGAGAAGGGAAGTACGGCAAAAGAAGGGGAAGGAATATCGGTCATTATTACTTCTAATAACCGGGCTGAGGAATTGAAAGAGAATCTTTGTTTTTTTCTGGAACAGGATTATCCCGATTTTGAAGTGATTGTCGTCGATGAATGTTCAGAAGACAATACACAGGAGGTCTTGGCAGAGATGCAGCAAAAATATCCCCATCTCCGAACGACCCGGATCTTTCCGGAGACGAAGTTTCGAAGTACGAAAAAGATTGCTATTAATATAGGTATTCTGGCTGCCCGGCATGATATCCTGCTTTTTTCTGAAATTGATTGCCGGCCGGCTTCCAATGAATGGATTAAAAACATGCAGTCCTACTTTACGCCGGATACCGTCGTTGTATTAGGATATGCCAATTATCCGGATCAAAGGAAAGGGATGGGCATTCGTCGTGGAATTCGCTTTATGCGCTTCCTGAAGATGTTTTTGTTGATTAAGGCAAAATGTTACGTATCGGGAGACGGCAGAAATATGGGATACCGGAAAAAGTTCTATATTTCCAAAAGAGGATTCTCGAGGAATTCACAGAGCTATATCGGATACGATAATGAGATGGTGAATGTTTTGTCCGGCTTGGGAAAGGTGAAAGTGGCCAAAAAGGAAAATACATTTATAATTATAAATGATGATAAAAAGAAAACCTGGAAGGAGGATTCTTCGTATTATTATATTAATAAAAGAAGATGGCCTGTAAAGGCTTGGTTAAGAGCTGAAATAGATACAATTATTCGTACTTTATTATATATTTTTCTGTTTTTTTTACTTTTTAAACAAATATTTAGAGAATATATAATTGCGTGTATATTGTTAACATTTTTAATAGATTTTATAACGATAAATATCTATTTGAAGCATCTGAAACAAAAGAAATTATTCTTAATTTCGTTATTTGTCAGTTCTGTAGGTTTTTTATACAGATGGTATTATAATATATACTCAATTTTTACAAGCAAGAAATGGAGATAACCAATAATTTATCGGAAAAGGCGCTTTACGATTATAAAATAGTTAAAAATGCGATTGCCGGTGATGAGAAAGCTTACGCAGAACTTTTCAAAAGATATAAGGATTCCGTGTACTTTATGATTTTGAAAATGGTAAATAACCGTACGGATGCCGAAGATCTGATGTTTGAAGCTTTTGAGAAAGCATTTTCCAGCTTAAATTACTATTCGCCTCAGTTTGCTTTTAGTACTTGGCTGTTTAAAATCGCTTCCAATAATACGATTGATTTTATTCGTAAACGAAAGACGTTGACTGTGTCCTTGGACAAGGATGACATAAATCCGGAGGACCGTGGTTATATCAATAGTATTCCGGCGGATATCCGTACCCCGGATGAAGAGGCTATTCGCTCGCAGCGTGCGGATTTTATGCGGGAGAAGGTGTCGATGCTGAAAGGACGTTACCGTCGTTTGATCGAATTACGTTATTTCGATGAATTCTCTTATGAGGAAATTGCTGATGAACTGGCTATTCCGCTGGGGACAGTAAAAGCTCAATTGTTTCGAGCCAGGGAGTTGTTGTTGAATATTTTACAACATACGGAAATTGCTAAAGAGAATGAAAAAAATTAGTTCCCTTTTGTTTTTTGTATTTATTCTGAATGCTTCGTATGCACAAATGCAACCGCAGGCGGAAGAAGTCCGTTTTTCCGGAATTGTCTTTGACAGTGGAACGACCCGTCCGTTGGCAAATGTCAATTGCAGGCGGGGAGGAATGCTGACGACGACGGATCTGACGGGACGTTTTGCTATGAATACTGCGGCCGGAGATACGATTTACTTTACACATATCGGTTATAGGCCGTACGAGGTCGTTGTGCCGGATTCTTTACCGGGGGATGAGTATATATTGGCCGTTTTCGTGACCTCCGATACCGTTCATTTACCGGAAGTGGTTGTAAGGAGAAGATACGGGGAACAAACCCGGCAATACCGGATGAATGCAAAGAATAATATGGCCGGTTTGGAGCGGGATGCTTTTTCGCCTCAATTGGAATGGACTCCTGAACAGAATCAGAAAAGGGTGTTGGATGATTTTGCTGCCAGTACCAATAAAGGACATGTCGATGTCAAATTGGGTGTCGGGTTGGAAAGTTTAAGGGTGTATCAACAGTTGCGTCGTGCCCGTAAGTTTCAGAACGAGCCGGAACCTTTGAGACAGGAAGAAGTGGATTTGTTAAAAATGATTTTTTCTGTGGACCGTAAGGAAAAAAGCAGGCCTGAAAATTGATGCTTTTGAAAAGCTTAAAGCCTGTTAAATAAAATTTTTTATACAGAAAAAAGAGAAAAACATAGAGATTAAGAGAAGATAAGTTTATCTTTGTTGCGTTAAATCTGTAAATGAACAGTGCGTATAGTATTAACAAAGTCATAATGTCATGAAGAATTATTCTATTGTATTGAATGTTGTATTATTAATTGCTGTAGCTGTACTTTATGTGTTGCATTTCACCGGGGATAAAAAGGTTGGTGAATGTCAGGTTAGCACTGAAGCCGGTACGGGTGCAGGAACTAAAATAGTATATATAAATACCGATACATTATTGAGTAATTATTTGCTTTCCGTCGAGTTGAATGAGGCTTTTCTGAAAAAGCAGGAAGAGAGAAGAACGGAGTTGAATATGAAGGCAAAGCAATTGGATAAAGAAGCGAATGATTTTCAGCGTAAACTGGAAAATGGCGGTTTTATATCCCGGGAAAGAGCTGAAGCGGCCCGTCAGGAATTGCTGGATAAAAACCAGAGATTACAGATGCTCCAGCAGGAAATGACTGAAAAGTCAATGAAGGAGCAAAGTGAATTGAACAAGCGTTTGTTTGAAGCGATTACAGCCTGCCTGACCGATTACAATAAAGAGAGAGGCTATAATGTCGTTTTGAGTACGGTTATAGCCGGAAATGTCCTTTATGCACAGGATGGATTTGATATCACAAAGGATGTCGTTAAGCGATTGAACGAACAGTATAATAATCAAAAGAAGGCTGAGTAATCAGCCTTTTTTTATAGCGGTTGTGCATGAAAGTTTTTGATCGCTATTTTTCAAAAAATCCTCCCGTTATCGTTCCGGACTTCCCGGATACGCTTTCTCTTATCGTTACCATTCCGGTTTATGATGACCCGGATATTTTTTTTACGATCGATTCTCTGGCAGCCTGTTCTTTGACCTCCGGGCCGGTAGGTGTGATCGTTCTGGTAAATTACGCCGAAGATTGCGGAGCGGATGTTAAAAAGAGGAACGAAGCCCTGTATGTGAAGTTGCTGGAATATGTGTCCGCTCAACCGGATACCGGGATGCAATTCCGGATCTGCCGGGCGTTCGATTTGCCGGCGAAGCAATCCGGTGTCGGTGTTGCCCGAAAAATAGCGATGGATGCGGCTGCCCGTTATTTTTATGACCGGGGGCTGCCTGATGGGGTCATTGCTTCGTTGGATGCCGATACGTTGGTTGAGAAAAATTATTGTACGGCAGTATCAGAAGCTTTCCGGAATAATAACCGTGCCGGCGTTGCCCTTGCCTATAAACACATCTGGCCGGAAAATATAAAGCAGGAGCAATTGGCGGCTATGTGCAGGTATGAGCTGTATTTGCGTTATTACCGGATGTGCCTGGAATATATCGGACATCCGTATGCATATACCTGTCTGGGATCGGCTTTTGCCGTCCGTGCTTTGGATTATGCGGCTGAAGGCGGAATGAGCAAACGACAGGCCGGAGAAGACTTTTATTTTATTCAGAAATTGATAGCGACAGGGCGTTTTGCCCGTTTGCCGGCAACCTGTGTGTTTCCGGCTGCCCGTTTGTCGGAACGTACTCCGTTTGGAACGGGGCAAGCTGTCCGCCAGATTATGGAAACCGGGGGGCATTTTAATACTTATCATTTGGAGGCTTTTCAGGTGTTGAAGGTTTTTTTCGATTCGGTGGCTTCGATGTATTGCATGACGGAGGCGGAATTAACGCTTTGGATTGGAAAGCAGCCGGAAAGTTTAAGAGCGTTTTTGTCGGAACATGATTTTGAGAACCGGATTGCTGAAGTAAAGGCGAACAGTGCGTCTGACAAGCAATTCCGGAAGCGTTTTTTCGATAACTTCAATGCTTTCCGGGTATTGAAATATTTGAATTACGTTCATCCGGTTTACTGGGAGAAGCAGGAAATTACAGTGGCCGCATCCTGTTTGCTGAAAGAACTTTATCCGGAAGAGAACCGGCCTGCGGATATTTTTTCTTTATTGGATGCCTTTCGGGAGAAAGATGTTTGAAATTTGTCCGGACGGTACTATATTTGCAATATCCCATTGAAATGAATAATATGGATTTTAACTATAAATTGAAGATTGCTGCCGAGCCCGAAGAGGTATTCTCGGCTTTGACAAATCCGTTTCAGATTGAATTGTGGAGCGGTTATCCGGCTGATATGAAACCCGAAGCCGGTTATGAGTTTTCTTTGTGGGAAGGAGATATTGCGGGGGTGAATCTGGAAATTGTCCCGAATAAACGGTTGGTACAGGAGTGGTTTTTCGGAGAGACGGAACATCCTTCTGTCGTAAGGATTGAATTGCGTAAAGAGGGCAGCGGGAATACGCAGGTTGTTTTGGAACACTCGAATATTCCGGAAGAGGTGTATGACGAGATTGTGGAAGGATGGAAAAAATATTACCTCGGTTCGCTGAAAGATATGTTGGAAATGTATTGAGATAAAATCAGAATTTGAAAACGTGCAAAAGGTAACAATTGTAGCGATCGGAGCCGGTAACCGGATGAATGCCTATGCTGAATACATACGCATGCATCCCGAAGAGGTTGAATTGGTTGCTGTGGTCGATCCCAATGAGGCTCGCCGTCAGCATTATGCGACTTCTTTTAAATTATTGCCTGCCCGTTGTTTTGCTTCCTGGGAGGATTTTTTGTCCGGTCCTAAAGTTGCCGATGCTGTTTTTTTATGTACGCCGGATCATTTGCATTACCGGCCGGCAATGATGGCTCTGGAAAAAGGATATCATATTTTGTTGGAAAAACCGATTGCCCAAAGTTGGCAGCAATGTTTGGATATCGTTCGGAAGGCCCGGGAAAATAACTGTATTGTCGGGGTTTGTCATGTGTTGCGCTATCATCCTTATTTCCGTAAAATCCGGGAAGTTATCGATAGCGGCAAATTAGGAGAGATGATTACTTTAAATCATCAGGAGGAGGTCGGAATCGAACGAATGACCCATGCTTTTGTGCGGGGGCTCTGGAGGCGGGAGGAAGAGACGAATCCGATGATTTTGTCTAAGGCCTGTCACGATTTGGATTTGTTGGTCTGGCTGACGGGAAAAAAATGCCGGGAAGTCAGTTCTTTCGGGTCTTTGAAATGGTTTAAGGAAAGCAATGCTCCTGCCGGAAGTACAGCCCGTTGTACCGATGGTTGCCTTGTTGAAAAAACATGTCCTTATTCTGCGATTCATTTGTATTACCGCCAGAAACGTTGGTTGCGCCATTTCGATTTGCCGGAGGAAGGGGATGCAGACGAAGTTATATTAAAAGAATTGCGGGAAGGGCCTTACGGGCGTTGTGTATATCGTTGCGACAATGATGTTGTCGATCATCAGGTCGTTTCCATGCGGATGGAAAATGATGTGACGGTCAATTTTTCTATGGATGCCTTTACCAGAGAAGGAGCAAGGAAAACACACATCATGTTTAGCGGTGGTGAATTGTCGGGAAATGAAAAATCGTTGACAATAAAGTATTTTCAGCCCGGACTGACTGATGAGGTATATGATTTTACGGATAGTTCCGGCGAGTGTAATTACCATGGAGGAGCCGATCTCTATATCGTTGGTGATTTCATCCGTTCCATACGGGAAAAAAATCCGGATGCTTTGCTGACCAATATAGAAACTTCGTTGGAAAGCCACCGGATTGCTTTCGAGATTGAAAAGAAAAGATTACAAAGTCACTGATTCAGGCTTTTACCCGGATTGTTTCTCCTGCGACTTCGATTGTTTCTCCTGCCTTTATTTTTGCCCGTTTCCGGTATTCCGTTTCTCCGTTGCGCTTTACCTCCCCGTTTTCGACCAGCATTTTAGCCATTCCGCCGGAATCTGCAATCCGGACAAGTTTTAAAAGCCGGATGAGTTCGATATATTCTTCTGTAAGGATAAATTCAATCATATCTTTTCGCATTGTTTTACAAAGATACAATTAAACTTCCAAATTTGTCATCCGGTGATAAAAATGTCCCGATGGCGTTTTGTTGATAAAGTAATTGCTTTGATATTTATTTTATGGTGATTTTCGGAGAACCGGGACGAAATGATAATACTTTCGAACGAAATGTTAATTCATGTTAATATTATTTGGCTTATATTTGAAATGTTATTATCAATATAAACAACTGGCCGTATCCGATTGCCGGTAAAATTATTTTTTACATATGATTGTCAATACAAATACAAGGGGGCTATTCCTGATCGTTCTGATTCTGTTTTTTCAATCCTGTTTTATACATGAAACGAAAAGTAAGGTTGAAGAAGTGGCTTTTAACGGGATGACACGAACATTTGAATCCGAATACGCTTCTTTTTCTCCGGAAGATATTCTCGGTTTGTATGTCGTAAATCGTCCGGAAGCTTCTGTTCCCGGAACATTGAAACCTGCCGGCAACCTGTTCGATAACCTGAGGCTTCGTCTGGACGGAGAGACGATGAAGCCTTTGAATCCTGCTTTTTATCCGGCCGGAATCCACCGGGTCGATCTTTATGCTTATGGACCTTATGTGTCTGAAGGTTTAGCTGAGGGAAATGTGTTGTCTTTTTCTGTAAGACGGGAGCAATCGACACCGGAAGCATTGAAACAGTCGGATTTGTTGTGGGGACGATTATTGGAGGTTGAAACGTTACAACGTAGGCCTCCACAAGTGATATTCGAGCATCAACTGTCAAAAATCAGAATCAGCTTGAAAGCCGGAATCGGTGTTACGCTCCATTCTCCCATTGTCTTAATCGAGGGTACAAAA
It encodes the following:
- a CDS encoding SRPBCC domain-containing protein gives rise to the protein MDFNYKLKIAAEPEEVFSALTNPFQIELWSGYPADMKPEAGYEFSLWEGDIAGVNLEIVPNKRLVQEWFFGETEHPSVVRIELRKEGSGNTQVVLEHSNIPEEVYDEIVEGWKKYYLGSLKDMLEMY
- a CDS encoding Gfo/Idh/MocA family protein gives rise to the protein MQKVTIVAIGAGNRMNAYAEYIRMHPEEVELVAVVDPNEARRQHYATSFKLLPARCFASWEDFLSGPKVADAVFLCTPDHLHYRPAMMALEKGYHILLEKPIAQSWQQCLDIVRKARENNCIVGVCHVLRYHPYFRKIREVIDSGKLGEMITLNHQEEVGIERMTHAFVRGLWRREEETNPMILSKACHDLDLLVWLTGKKCREVSSFGSLKWFKESNAPAGSTARCTDGCLVEKTCPYSAIHLYYRQKRWLRHFDLPEEGDADEVILKELREGPYGRCVYRCDNDVVDHQVVSMRMENDVTVNFSMDAFTREGARKTHIMFSGGELSGNEKSLTIKYFQPGLTDEVYDFTDSSGECNYHGGADLYIVGDFIRSIREKNPDALLTNIETSLESHRIAFEIEKKRLQSH
- a CDS encoding RNA-binding S4 domain-containing protein, whose protein sequence is MIEFILTEEYIELIRLLKLVRIADSGGMAKMLVENGEVKRNGETEYRKRAKIKAGETIEVAGETIRVKA
- a CDS encoding fimbrillin family protein — encoded protein: MIVNTNTRGLFLIVLILFFQSCFIHETKSKVEEVAFNGMTRTFESEYASFSPEDILGLYVVNRPEASVPGTLKPAGNLFDNLRLRLDGETMKPLNPAFYPAGIHRVDLYAYGPYVSEGLAEGNVLSFSVRREQSTPEALKQSDLLWGRLLEVETLQRRPPQVIFEHQLSKIRISLKAGIGVTLHSPIVLIEGTKPSVQLNLADGELGEATGTITPVTPLRSVGENVYQAIVIPQTVGMSNRLFTVTNDGKIYHYVLKADRHFQKGTVYTYDITIHADDLEVELSGIINDWIPGDTVTEDLVG
- a CDS encoding OmpH family outer membrane protein, coding for MKNYSIVLNVVLLIAVAVLYVLHFTGDKKVGECQVSTEAGTGAGTKIVYINTDTLLSNYLLSVELNEAFLKKQEERRTELNMKAKQLDKEANDFQRKLENGGFISRERAEAARQELLDKNQRLQMLQQEMTEKSMKEQSELNKRLFEAITACLTDYNKERGYNVVLSTVIAGNVLYAQDGFDITKDVVKRLNEQYNNQKKAE
- a CDS encoding glycosyltransferase; the protein is MSSYFTELWSLLGGNVYILILCGIFFLYHLIVVIYKSVLITSREKGSTAKEGEGISVIITSNNRAEELKENLCFFLEQDYPDFEVIVVDECSEDNTQEVLAEMQQKYPHLRTTRIFPETKFRSTKKIAINIGILAARHDILLFSEIDCRPASNEWIKNMQSYFTPDTVVVLGYANYPDQRKGMGIRRGIRFMRFLKMFLLIKAKCYVSGDGRNMGYRKKFYISKRGFSRNSQSYIGYDNEMVNVLSGLGKVKVAKKENTFIIINDDKKKTWKEDSSYYYINKRRWPVKAWLRAEIDTIIRTLLYIFLFFLLFKQIFREYIIACILLTFLIDFITINIYLKHLKQKKLFLISLFVSSVGFLYRWYYNIYSIFTSKKWR
- a CDS encoding RNA polymerase sigma factor, yielding MEITNNLSEKALYDYKIVKNAIAGDEKAYAELFKRYKDSVYFMILKMVNNRTDAEDLMFEAFEKAFSSLNYYSPQFAFSTWLFKIASNNTIDFIRKRKTLTVSLDKDDINPEDRGYINSIPADIRTPDEEAIRSQRADFMREKVSMLKGRYRRLIELRYFDEFSYEEIADELAIPLGTVKAQLFRARELLLNILQHTEIAKENEKN
- a CDS encoding glycosyltransferase family A protein encodes the protein MKVFDRYFSKNPPVIVPDFPDTLSLIVTIPVYDDPDIFFTIDSLAACSLTSGPVGVIVLVNYAEDCGADVKKRNEALYVKLLEYVSAQPDTGMQFRICRAFDLPAKQSGVGVARKIAMDAAARYFYDRGLPDGVIASLDADTLVEKNYCTAVSEAFRNNNRAGVALAYKHIWPENIKQEQLAAMCRYELYLRYYRMCLEYIGHPYAYTCLGSAFAVRALDYAAEGGMSKRQAGEDFYFIQKLIATGRFARLPATCVFPAARLSERTPFGTGQAVRQIMETGGHFNTYHLEAFQVLKVFFDSVASMYCMTEAELTLWIGKQPESLRAFLSEHDFENRIAEVKANSASDKQFRKRFFDNFNAFRVLKYLNYVHPVYWEKQEITVAASCLLKELYPEENRPADIFSLLDAFREKDV
- a CDS encoding 6-phosphofructokinase; the protein is MSQKPKGIIGILTGGGDVPGLNPAIRAVTIRALREGYKVIGIRRGWRGLIDIVRDKKVDNSNNFFELTEDIVNRAGRTGGTFLHTSRTRASHVPQESVPAHLKDKYSEKVNDLTPEVLQNLDFMGIDYLVPIGGDDTLSYGVRLSKEGVKVIAIPKTMDNDVPGTDYCIGFSTCITRTIELTHSLRTCAGSHERLLVLEVFGRYAGFSAMLPTLAGAANRCVIPEYQFNIDHLCELLCQDRYTNPSKYSVVLISEGATYSGGDMMFQSQEADMFGHKKLGGIGDHIANQLKELSPKFNNGETINVINQKLGYLVRCGNPDAMDSIVPMAYGNLALDLISKGMHGRLVILRNGRYDNAPIEIVTSTKKLVDVDKFYNTERLRPKYNSFEFMPQMIL